The Orcinus orca chromosome 1, mOrcOrc1.1, whole genome shotgun sequence DNA window CCATACAGCATAAAAGTTAGAAAAACTAATATTAAACAATGAAACATATACTATAATATCAAGTAATGTTTATTGCTACGAAGAAAAATAAACCAGCATAAAGAACATGGGGCAGGGACACTTTTAGGTAGAATAATCaaagaaggtgatatttgaacaAATGAGGTGAAGGAGAAGGCCATCTCAGGAGGTAGGGGGGACAGCCAATGCAAACTCTTTAAGTTGAGAATGGGTTCGGTATTATAAGGAATATAAATTTCTGACTGAATGATCTCTATCATTTCTTTCATCTATTTCCAGATGAGCGTTCAAGAATATGAGCTAatccacagagaaaaagaagatgaaaattgCCTTCGTAAATACCGTAGGCAGTGTATGCAGGATATGCACCAGAAGCTGAGTTTCGGGCCTAGATATGGGTTTGTCTATGAGCTGGAATCTGGGGAGCAATTCCTGGAAACCATTGAAAAGGAGCAGAAAACAATCACAATCATTGTTCACATTTATGAAGATGGTATTAAGGGCTGTGATGCTCTAAACAGTAGCTTAATATGCCTTGCAGCCGAATACCCTACGGTCaagttttgtaaaataaaagcTTCTAATACAGGTGCTGGGGACCGCTTTTCCTCAGATGTACTCCCCACACTGCTCGTCTACAAAGGTGGGGAACTCATAAGCAATTTCATTAGTGTTGCTGAACAGTTTGCCGAAGAA harbors:
- the PDC gene encoding phosducin → MEGAKRQSLEEDSEGQATHTGPKGVISDWRKFKLESEDNNSLPPSKKEILRQMSSPQSGDDKDSKERFSRKMSVQEYELIHREKEDENCLRKYRRQCMQDMHQKLSFGPRYGFVYELESGEQFLETIEKEQKTITIIVHIYEDGIKGCDALNSSLICLAAEYPTVKFCKIKASNTGAGDRFSSDVLPTLLVYKGGELISNFISVAEQFAEEFFTGDVESFLNEYGLLPETEMHVLDQSNMEEDME